One stretch of Glycine soja cultivar W05 chromosome 7, ASM419377v2, whole genome shotgun sequence DNA includes these proteins:
- the LOC114419733 gene encoding pentatricopeptide repeat-containing protein At2g01860-like, with the protein MDCTVSFPCVHFVPVGRTLCNYRRVTVVAHSKRRRPPKDNRYRPRPKQPPEFGVNLFLKKPSTASKPTDDDMDSNEENDEEEDGNIGVVWESDELEAISSLFQGRIPQKPGKLDRERPLPLPVPFKLRPLRLPTPKTQVKLTAPAVVSSRASMAKKVYKSPSFLVGLARQISRLGPDADVSKILGKWVQFLRKGSLSLTIRELGHMGFPERALQTFLWAQNQPHLFPDDWILASTVEVLARNHELRIPFNLGQYTGLASRAVLEAMIKGFIKGGNLRFAWKVLIVARRDKRMLDSSIYAKLILELGKNPDRHRHVLPLLDELGERDELNLSQQDCTAIMKVCVKMGKFEVVESLFSWFKQSGYQPSIVMFTSVIHSRYTEKKYREALAVVWEMEASNCLFDLPAYRVVIKLFVALNDLSRATRYFSKLKEAGFSPSFGLYKDMLQIYMASGRIAKCKELCREAEIAGFKLDKYLVSVR; encoded by the coding sequence ATGGACTGCACAGTGTCGTTTCCTTGTGTGCATTTTGTTCCGGTGGGAAGAACTTTGTGCAACTACAGAAGAGTCACTGTAGTAGCACATTCAAAAAGGAGAAGACCACCAAAGGACAATCGGTATCGACCACGTCCCAAGCAACCTCCAGAGTTTGGCGTTAATCTGTTCTTGAAGAAGCCTAGCACCGCCTCTAAACCAACTGACGACGACATGGATAGCAATGAAGAGAATGATGAAGAGGAGGATGGAAATATTGGTGTTGTTTGGGAATCAGATGAGCTTGAAGCCATCTCATCACTTTTCCAAGGTAGAATTCCGCAAAAACCTGGAAAATTGGATCGAGAAAGGCCTCTTCCTCTTCCAGTTCCCTTCAAGCTTCGACCTTTGAGACTACCTACACCAAAAACACAAGTAAAATTGACAGCTCCAGCTGTGGTTTCTTCGCGGGCTTCTATGGCTAAGAAAGTGTATAAAAGCCCGAGTTTCCTAGTTGGTTTGGCAAGACAAATAAGCAGGCTTGGTCCAGATGCAGATGTATCTAAAATTCTTGGAAAGTGGGTGCAGTTCCTGAGGAAAGGGTCCTTGTCATTGACAATAAGGGAATTAGGTCATATGGGATTCCCTGAGAGAGCTCTGCAAACATTCTTATGGGCACAAAATCAACCTCATCTCTTCCCAGATGATTGGATTCTGGCCTCAACTGTTGAGGTCTTGGCCAGGAACCATGAGTTAAGAATTCCATTCAACCTAGGCCagtatactggtttggcaagtCGTGCTGTCTTGGAGGCGATGATTAAGGGTTTTATTAAAGGAGGAAACCTTAGATTTGCATGGAAGGTTCTAATAGTTGCCAGAAGGGATAAAAGAATGTTGGATTCCAGCATATATGCGAAGCTAATATTAGAACTTGGAAAGAACCCTGACAGACACAGGCATGTATTGCCTTTGTTAGATGAACTTGGGGAACGAGATGAATTGAATTTAAGCCAGCAAGACTGTACAGCTATAATGAAAGTCTGCGTTAAGATGGGGAAATTTGAAGTAGTTGAAAGCCTGTTTAGTTGGTTTAAACAGTCTGGCTATCAACCGAGCATAGTTATGTTCACTTCTGTGATTCACAGCCGTTACACAGAGAAGAAATACAGAGAGGCATTGGCGGTAGTTTGGGAGATGGAGGCCTCAAATTGCCTTTTTGACCTTCCTGCTTATCGTGTGGTGATAAAACTGTTTGTTGCTTTGAATGATCTATCTAGGGCCACAAGatatttttcaaaacttaaaGAGGCTGGATTTTCTCCCTCTTTTGGCTTATACAAGGACATGCTTCAAATTTACATGGCCTCTGGGAGGATAGCAAAGTGCAAAGAGCTCTGCAGGGAGGCCGAGATAGCAGGTTTCAAGCTAGATAAATATCTTGTGTCAGTTAGATAA